From a region of the Sulfuriferula plumbiphila genome:
- a CDS encoding DUF2244 domain-containing protein, whose protein sequence is MYGGIQITQTGAVDCCITARPNCSLSRSGKILVLASFFLILSVTAGVFAMMGAWPILPFAGLEMLAVLLAFYQVSCHERDYERITIEGNTLVLERRDNVRVMRSEYNRCWAQVVLQCRSVGQQCRVALRSHGAEQELGRHLNDEQRTELAHQLERRLGCQ, encoded by the coding sequence ATGTACGGCGGCATACAAATCACACAGACTGGCGCAGTGGATTGTTGTATCACTGCGCGCCCCAATTGTTCGCTGTCGCGGTCGGGCAAGATCCTTGTTTTAGCTTCTTTTTTTCTGATTCTGTCGGTCACGGCCGGGGTATTTGCCATGATGGGCGCCTGGCCGATTCTGCCTTTTGCCGGACTGGAAATGCTGGCTGTATTGCTGGCGTTTTATCAAGTTTCCTGTCATGAGCGCGATTACGAGCGCATTACCATTGAAGGCAACACGCTGGTGCTGGAACGCCGCGATAATGTGCGCGTCATGCGTTCAGAATATAACCGCTGCTGGGCGCAGGTCGTGCTGCAGTGCCGGTCGGTTGGCCAGCAGTGCCGGGTGGCGCTACGTTCGCACGGCGCCGAGCAGGAATTGGGGCGTCATCTTAACGATGAGCAACGTACCGAACTGGCGCACCAGCTGGAACGGCGGCTGGGGTGTCAATAA
- the bioD gene encoding dethiobiotin synthase yields the protein MTARGYFVTGTDTGVGKTLVSAALLHAFAARSLRTVGMKPVAAGCEWRDGVAYWDDVEQLRAAANVDAAQALVNPYRFEPAIAPHIAAAQIAVTIRLDVIARACDALQAQADVVIVEGAGGFRVPLNEHQDMADLARRLSLPVILVVGMRLGCINHALLSAEAIHHAGLPLAGWVANRIDPAMAQFDASLATLLQRLNAPLLGVVPWLARMDFSALSTHLLLEKLL from the coding sequence ATGACGGCCCGGGGCTACTTCGTCACCGGCACCGATACCGGCGTGGGCAAGACGCTGGTATCGGCTGCCCTGCTCCATGCTTTTGCTGCACGCAGCCTGCGCACGGTGGGGATGAAGCCGGTGGCGGCGGGGTGCGAGTGGCGCGATGGCGTCGCGTATTGGGATGACGTAGAGCAACTGCGCGCCGCAGCCAATGTGGACGCGGCGCAAGCGCTCGTGAACCCGTACCGTTTCGAACCCGCCATTGCGCCGCATATCGCGGCTGCCCAGATTGCGGTGACAATCCGGCTGGATGTCATTGCGCGGGCTTGTGATGCGCTGCAGGCGCAGGCTGATGTCGTGATAGTAGAAGGCGCAGGCGGTTTTCGCGTGCCGCTGAATGAGCATCAGGACATGGCCGACCTCGCTCGCAGGCTTTCCTTGCCGGTGATTCTGGTGGTGGGGATGCGCCTGGGTTGCATCAACCATGCGTTGCTTAGCGCCGAAGCCATCCATCATGCCGGGTTGCCGCTGGCCGGTTGGGTGGCCAACCGGATTGATCCCGCCATGGCGCAATTTGACGCCAGCCTGGCGACGCTGCTGCAGCGCCTCAATGCGCCTTTGCTGGGAGTGGTGCCGTGGCTGGCCAGGATGGATTTTTCTGCACTTTCCACCCATCTTCTGCTGGAAAAGCTGCTCTAA
- the bioF gene encoding 8-amino-7-oxononanoate synthase: MIKPSPTFKALEHIRHELAQLKARGLQRSRRLLESPQGAHVRVDGRAVLSFCSNDYLGLASHHALISAAGAAAQTMGVGAGASHLITGHHAVHHALETRFAEFVGLPAALLFSTGYMANIGVVTALVGRGGEVFADRLNHASLNDAALLSRAKFTRYPHNDLAALETRLTASRASQKLVLADAVFSMDGDLAPLPDLLALCERYDAWLLVDDAHGFGVLGPGGRGALAHFGLASPRIVYMATLGKAAGVFGAVVAGEAEVIEWLLQKARTYIYTTATPPLLSATLLASLDLIEAGNGRRTHLQKLIVQLRAGLCIPNWQLMDSPTPIQPVLIGSNDAALAASQRLLERGILVPAIRPPTVPASSARLRISLSAAHTETDVAQLVDALNSIHADG; the protein is encoded by the coding sequence TTGATCAAGCCGTCTCCCACATTCAAGGCACTGGAACATATCCGCCATGAGTTGGCGCAGCTCAAAGCCCGAGGCCTGCAGCGCAGCCGTCGGCTGCTGGAAAGCCCCCAGGGTGCTCATGTACGCGTGGATGGGCGCGCGGTGCTGTCGTTTTGCAGCAATGATTACCTCGGTCTTGCCAGCCACCACGCACTGATTTCCGCTGCCGGCGCAGCCGCGCAAACCATGGGTGTGGGCGCGGGCGCGTCGCACCTCATCACCGGTCACCACGCCGTCCATCATGCGTTGGAAACGCGCTTTGCCGAATTCGTCGGCTTGCCTGCTGCGCTGCTGTTCTCTACCGGCTACATGGCCAATATCGGCGTGGTGACGGCACTGGTCGGGCGCGGCGGCGAGGTGTTTGCTGACCGGCTCAACCACGCCTCACTCAACGATGCCGCGCTGTTGTCGCGCGCAAAATTCACGCGCTACCCGCACAACGATCTGGCTGCGCTGGAAACCCGGCTGACAGCCAGCCGCGCATCGCAAAAGCTGGTGCTGGCGGATGCGGTGTTCAGCATGGACGGCGACCTGGCGCCGCTGCCCGATTTGCTGGCGCTGTGCGAGCGTTACGACGCCTGGCTGCTGGTGGACGATGCCCACGGTTTTGGCGTGCTGGGTCCGGGCGGACGCGGTGCGCTGGCGCACTTTGGGCTGGCTTCGCCGCGCATCGTGTACATGGCCACCCTGGGCAAGGCCGCCGGGGTGTTCGGGGCGGTGGTGGCAGGCGAGGCGGAGGTGATTGAATGGCTGCTGCAAAAGGCACGCACCTATATCTATACGACCGCGACGCCGCCGCTGCTGTCAGCGACTTTGCTCGCCAGCCTGGATCTGATAGAAGCGGGTAACGGGCGGCGCACGCATTTGCAAAAACTGATCGTGCAACTGCGAGCGGGTTTGTGCATTCCAAACTGGCAACTAATGGATTCTCCCACGCCTATCCAGCCCGTGCTGATCGGCAGCAACGATGCGGCATTGGCGGCAAGCCAGCGCTTGCTTGAACGCGGCATCCTGGTACCGGCGATTCGCCCGCCCACGGTACCCGCCAGCAGTGCACGTCTGCGTATTTCGCTTAGTGCAGCACATACCGAAACCGATGTGGCGCAGCTGGTGGATGCGCTCAACAGCATTCATGCAGATGGCTGA
- the yqhD gene encoding alcohol dehydrogenase, with amino-acid sequence MQNFNFHNPTRILFGQGHLADLGREIPAGARILITYGGGSVVRTGTLDEVKAALKDFTVFEFAGIEPNPAYETLMQAVELARRERIDFLLAVGGGSVIDGTKFIAAAIPFAGDPWSILAEHAAIDSAVHFGTVLTLPATGSEMNSFAVITRRAGNDKLAFASPLVFPRFSVLDPTRTYTLPPRQVANGVVDAFVHIAEQYLTYPADAKVQDRFAEGLLLTLIEEGPKALQTPDNYAVRANLMWTATLALNGLIGAGVPQDWATHMLGHELTALHGLDHAQTLAVVLPAMLQVQRTEKRAKLLQYAERVWGLRDGDEDARIDAAIQHTRQFFESMQVLTRLSDYGIGADAIPALVAQLERHGMVALGEHQNIDVARSRQVFALAA; translated from the coding sequence ATGCAGAATTTCAACTTCCACAACCCGACGCGCATCCTTTTCGGTCAGGGCCATCTCGCCGACCTCGGTCGAGAAATCCCGGCCGGTGCCCGCATACTCATCACCTACGGCGGCGGCAGTGTGGTCAGGACCGGCACGCTGGATGAGGTCAAGGCCGCGCTCAAAGACTTCACTGTATTTGAATTCGCCGGCATTGAACCCAACCCCGCTTATGAAACCCTGATGCAGGCGGTGGAGCTCGCCCGCCGCGAGCGCATCGATTTCCTCCTCGCCGTTGGCGGCGGTTCAGTGATCGACGGTACCAAGTTCATCGCCGCCGCCATCCCCTTTGCCGGCGATCCGTGGAGCATACTTGCTGAACATGCCGCCATCGACAGCGCCGTCCACTTTGGTACCGTGCTCACCCTTCCCGCCACCGGCTCGGAGATGAACAGCTTCGCGGTGATAACCCGGCGCGCGGGTAACGACAAGCTGGCCTTCGCCAGCCCGCTGGTGTTCCCGCGTTTCTCGGTGCTCGACCCCACCCGGACCTACACGCTGCCGCCACGCCAGGTAGCCAACGGTGTGGTCGATGCCTTCGTGCATATCGCCGAGCAATACCTCACCTACCCGGCCGACGCCAAGGTGCAGGACCGCTTTGCCGAAGGCCTGCTGCTCACCCTGATCGAAGAGGGGCCAAAAGCCCTGCAAACACCGGACAACTACGCGGTGCGCGCCAACCTGATGTGGACAGCGACACTGGCGCTTAACGGCCTGATCGGCGCCGGCGTGCCGCAGGACTGGGCCACCCACATGCTCGGTCACGAACTCACGGCGCTACACGGACTCGACCATGCGCAAACGCTGGCGGTAGTGCTGCCTGCGATGCTGCAGGTGCAGCGCACGGAAAAACGCGCAAAGCTGTTGCAGTATGCGGAGCGTGTATGGGGCTTGCGCGACGGGGATGAGGACGCGCGCATCGATGCAGCCATTCAGCATACCCGGCAATTTTTTGAATCGATGCAGGTGCTGACGCGCCTGTCCGACTACGGTATCGGCGCCGACGCCATTCCGGCGCTGGTGGCGCAACTGGAACGACACGGCATGGTCGCGCTTGGCGAACATCAGAATATCGACGTGGCGCGCTCGCGGCAGGTTTTCGCACTGGCTGCCTGA
- the ctaD gene encoding cytochrome c oxidase subunit I: protein MDATHAHDHGHDHHPSGLMRWVKTTNHKDIGTLYLWFALIMFFFAGSLAMMIRAELFEPGMQFVHPEFFNQLTTMHGLIMIFGVIMPAFTGFANWQVPLMIGAPDMAFPRMNNWSFWLLPVAAIFLIGEFFLPGGAVAGGWTMYPPLFIQGGVSYDLTIFAVHIMGASSIMGSINIITTILNMRAPGMTMMKMPMFVWTWLITAYLLIATMPVLAGAVTMLLTDRHFGTHFFNAAGGGDPVMFQHIFWFFGHPEVYILILPAFGIISQIIPTFARKPLFGYASMVYATGSIAILSFIVWGHHMFTVGMPAAGQLFFMYSTMLIAVPTGVKVFNWVATMWKGSMTFETPMLFAVAFVCLFTMGGFSGLVLAITPVDIQLQDTYYVVAHFHYVLVSGALFSIFAGAYYWLPKWTGHMYDEKLGKLHFWLSVISMNILFFPMHFLGLAGMPRRVPDYALQFTQFNQIASIGGFIFGASQLIFLIVVLKAVRGGAKATDKVWEGAEGLEWTVPSPAPYHTFETAPMVK, encoded by the coding sequence ATGGATGCGACACACGCTCACGACCATGGTCATGACCATCACCCCAGTGGTTTGATGCGCTGGGTAAAAACCACCAACCACAAGGATATCGGCACGCTCTATCTGTGGTTTGCGCTGATCATGTTCTTCTTTGCCGGCAGCCTGGCGATGATGATCCGCGCCGAACTGTTTGAGCCGGGCATGCAGTTTGTGCACCCCGAGTTCTTCAACCAGCTCACCACCATGCACGGTCTCATCATGATTTTCGGTGTGATCATGCCGGCCTTTACCGGATTCGCGAACTGGCAGGTGCCGCTGATGATCGGGGCGCCGGACATGGCGTTCCCGCGCATGAACAACTGGAGTTTCTGGCTGCTGCCGGTGGCTGCGATCTTTCTGATTGGCGAGTTCTTCCTGCCGGGTGGCGCTGTCGCAGGTGGCTGGACCATGTATCCGCCGCTGTTCATTCAGGGAGGGGTGTCTTATGACCTGACCATTTTCGCCGTACATATCATGGGCGCCTCGTCCATTATGGGTTCGATCAACATCATCACTACCATCCTTAACATGCGTGCGCCCGGCATGACGATGATGAAGATGCCGATGTTTGTGTGGACCTGGCTGATAACCGCCTATCTGCTGATCGCGACCATGCCGGTGCTGGCAGGTGCAGTGACCATGCTGCTCACCGACCGCCATTTCGGCACGCATTTCTTTAATGCGGCCGGGGGCGGTGATCCGGTCATGTTCCAGCATATTTTCTGGTTCTTCGGGCACCCTGAGGTGTACATCCTGATTTTGCCGGCGTTTGGCATCATCTCCCAGATCATTCCGACTTTCGCGCGCAAACCGCTGTTTGGTTATGCATCAATGGTGTATGCCACAGGTTCCATCGCCATCCTGTCGTTCATCGTATGGGGCCACCACATGTTCACCGTGGGCATGCCTGCTGCAGGGCAGCTGTTCTTCATGTATTCCACCATGCTGATTGCGGTGCCCACCGGGGTGAAAGTGTTCAACTGGGTAGCCACCATGTGGAAAGGCTCAATGACTTTCGAGACGCCGATGCTGTTTGCGGTGGCCTTCGTCTGTCTGTTCACCATGGGTGGATTCTCGGGGCTGGTACTGGCAATTACGCCAGTGGATATCCAGTTGCAGGATACCTATTACGTGGTTGCACACTTTCACTATGTGCTGGTGTCCGGTGCGCTGTTCTCGATTTTTGCGGGCGCGTATTACTGGCTGCCCAAATGGACCGGGCACATGTATGACGAAAAACTGGGCAAGCTGCATTTCTGGCTCTCGGTCATTTCCATGAACATCCTGTTCTTCCCCATGCACTTCCTCGGGCTGGCTGGCATGCCGCGGCGGGTTCCGGACTATGCGCTGCAATTCACCCAGTTCAATCAGATTGCATCTATCGGCGGATTTATCTTTGGCGCCAGCCAGCTGATTTTCCTGATCGTGGTGCTGAAGGCGGTGCGTGGCGGAGCCAAGGCTACCGACAAGGTATGGGAAGGTGCAGAAGGGCTGGAGTGGACAGTGCCGTCCCCCGCGCCCTATCACACGTTTGAAACGGCGCCGATGGTGAAGTGA
- the bioC gene encoding malonyl-ACP O-methyltransferase BioC, whose amino-acid sequence MTDAIYDLDKKRVRAAFDRAAASYDTHAVLQREICDRMLERLDYVKHTPSTLLDAGAGTGYGAARLRSRYPEAHLVALDLAESMLQIARPKPSLWQRISRAARFSAVCADIDQLPLKTSSVDMVWSSLALQWCNDLNVSFAEMYRVLAPNGLLMFSTFGPDTLRELRQAFHTVDGYSHVNRFVDMHDIGDVLVQAGFSTPVMDMEYITLTYADLKTLMQELKAIGAHNVTAGRNPGLMGRTRWQALESAYEKFRLEGRLPATYEVVYGHAWVNQKTRTADGHQIIRMNLQRRRTEKGLL is encoded by the coding sequence ATGACTGACGCAATTTACGATCTCGACAAGAAACGCGTACGTGCCGCCTTCGACCGCGCTGCCGCCAGCTATGACACCCATGCCGTCTTGCAGCGCGAAATTTGCGACCGCATGCTGGAGCGGCTCGATTACGTGAAGCACACGCCCAGCACCCTACTGGACGCCGGTGCGGGCACCGGTTACGGCGCGGCCAGGTTGCGTAGCCGTTACCCGGAAGCGCATCTGGTGGCGCTGGACCTGGCTGAATCCATGTTGCAAATCGCCCGACCCAAACCCAGCCTGTGGCAGCGCATCAGCCGTGCCGCGCGGTTTAGCGCGGTGTGCGCGGACATTGACCAGCTGCCGCTGAAAACTTCCAGCGTGGACATGGTGTGGTCCAGTCTCGCGCTGCAATGGTGCAACGACCTCAATGTGAGCTTCGCGGAAATGTACCGCGTGCTGGCGCCAAACGGTTTGCTGATGTTTTCCACTTTCGGCCCGGACACGCTCAGGGAATTGCGTCAGGCGTTCCACACGGTGGATGGCTACAGCCACGTCAACCGTTTCGTGGATATGCACGACATTGGCGATGTGCTGGTACAGGCCGGGTTCAGTACACCCGTGATGGACATGGAATACATCACGCTGACCTACGCCGATCTCAAAACGCTGATGCAGGAACTTAAGGCGATCGGCGCACACAACGTCACGGCTGGGCGCAATCCCGGACTGATGGGACGCACGCGCTGGCAGGCACTGGAAAGTGCGTATGAAAAATTTCGCCTGGAAGGCCGCCTGCCCGCCACTTATGAAGTGGTTTATGGCCACGCCTGGGTGAACCAGAAAACCCGCACCGCAGACGGGCACCAAATCATCCGGATGAACCTCCAGCGTCGCCGCACGGAAAAGGGCCTGTTATGA
- a CDS encoding ComF family protein, whose translation MHSMLPQNCLLCGTFSGRAKLCADCAADLPYHPQACCPVCALPTLNGAICGHCLKRPPHFGSTRAAYTYAFPLDRLVQSLKYRHNLAVVSLLADTLATQAASHPLPDALIPMPLHPNRLRQRGFNQAHEIARHIARILRLPVLPHAATRIIDTAPQASLPLNERRKNLRGAFVCDHTLQGKRVAIVDDVLTSGSTLDALAGALLKAGALEVQCWVAARAVMQRNF comes from the coding sequence ATGCACTCCATGCTGCCGCAGAATTGCCTGCTATGCGGCACATTCTCCGGCCGCGCCAAGCTCTGCGCGGACTGTGCTGCTGACTTGCCCTACCATCCCCAGGCTTGTTGTCCGGTGTGCGCGCTGCCCACCCTGAATGGCGCAATATGCGGCCACTGCCTCAAACGCCCGCCGCATTTCGGCAGCACGCGCGCCGCCTACACCTATGCTTTCCCGCTGGATCGTTTAGTACAGTCGCTCAAATACCGGCACAACCTCGCCGTTGTCTCTCTGCTGGCGGACACCCTGGCAACACAGGCCGCCAGCCACCCCCTGCCCGACGCGCTCATCCCCATGCCGCTGCACCCCAACCGGCTCAGGCAGCGCGGCTTCAACCAGGCGCATGAAATCGCGCGGCACATTGCCCGGATTCTGCGCCTGCCGGTGTTGCCTCATGCCGCCACGCGCATCATCGACACTGCCCCCCAGGCCAGCCTGCCGCTCAACGAGCGCCGCAAAAACCTGCGCGGTGCGTTTGTCTGCGACCACACCCTGCAAGGCAAACGCGTGGCGATCGTGGATGACGTGCTGACCAGCGGCAGCACACTGGATGCGCTGGCCGGGGCGCTGCTCAAGGCGGGCGCACTGGAAGTGCAATGCTGGGTGGCAGCGCGGGCAGTAATGCAGCGCAATTTTTGA
- a CDS encoding cytochrome c oxidase assembly protein, with product MNPTHANRVMLKKLGIVAIAMFGFGFALIPFYNKICEVSGLNKGGEQELAKNTQVDTSRKIRLELDANLNENMPWKFSSMQPIVEVHPGQLMQVDYKAVNNSDVPVTGQAIPSYAPALAVQYFKKIECFCFTKQVLKPHETRIMPVLFVIDPALPKDVKTITLSYTFFNLNPGAQTAAATDKDVHG from the coding sequence ATGAACCCGACGCATGCTAACCGGGTGATGCTGAAAAAACTGGGCATTGTTGCCATTGCAATGTTCGGATTCGGTTTTGCGCTGATACCGTTTTACAACAAGATTTGCGAAGTCAGTGGCCTCAACAAAGGCGGTGAGCAGGAACTCGCCAAGAATACCCAGGTAGACACCAGCCGAAAAATTCGGCTGGAACTGGATGCCAACCTCAACGAAAACATGCCATGGAAATTTTCCTCCATGCAGCCCATCGTCGAAGTGCACCCGGGGCAATTGATGCAGGTGGACTACAAGGCGGTAAATAACAGCGATGTGCCGGTTACCGGTCAGGCAATTCCGAGTTACGCACCCGCGCTTGCGGTGCAGTATTTCAAGAAAATCGAGTGTTTTTGTTTCACCAAACAAGTGCTCAAACCGCATGAAACCAGAATCATGCCGGTGCTATTTGTGATTGATCCGGCGCTACCGAAGGACGTAAAGACCATTACCCTGTCGTATACGTTTTTTAACCTCAACCCGGGTGCTCAGACCGCCGCGGCAACCGACAAGGACGTACATGGCTGA
- the bioH gene encoding pimeloyl-ACP methyl ester esterase BioH, giving the protein MAELHIEIRGQGMPLVLLHGWGMHGGVWAGVADELARHDQLHIVDLPGYGGSATLAPYALETLAARLIDALPHYFNVCGWSLGGQVALTLAKLYPARVNRLVTVGTNPCFATRADWPQGIQREVLQIFADSLVNDYEGTLKRFLALQARGDESARAVLARLRDLLFARGRPDQAVLEAGLAILLNADLRASVTGIPHPALVIHGSHDALAPLAAGEWLAQHLPDGHLCRVSGASHAPFLSHSAGFVLALTDFLHD; this is encoded by the coding sequence ATGGCTGAGTTGCATATCGAAATACGTGGCCAGGGTATGCCGCTGGTGCTGTTGCATGGCTGGGGCATGCACGGCGGCGTCTGGGCAGGTGTGGCTGACGAGCTGGCACGGCATGATCAATTGCATATTGTGGATTTGCCTGGCTACGGCGGTAGTGCAACTCTCGCTCCTTACGCGCTGGAAACGCTGGCGGCGCGTTTGATCGATGCATTGCCGCACTATTTCAATGTATGCGGCTGGTCGCTGGGCGGACAGGTTGCGCTGACCCTGGCGAAGTTATATCCCGCACGTGTGAACAGACTGGTAACTGTCGGCACCAATCCATGTTTTGCGACCCGCGCCGACTGGCCGCAGGGTATCCAGCGTGAGGTGTTGCAAATCTTCGCAGACAGCCTGGTGAACGACTACGAAGGCACGCTGAAGCGTTTCCTTGCACTGCAAGCCAGAGGTGACGAGTCGGCGCGGGCAGTGCTGGCACGATTGCGCGATTTGCTGTTTGCGCGTGGCAGGCCGGATCAAGCAGTACTCGAGGCCGGACTGGCTATATTGCTCAATGCCGATCTGCGCGCCAGCGTGACCGGCATCCCCCATCCCGCGCTGGTGATTCATGGCAGTCACGATGCCCTGGCCCCGCTGGCTGCAGGCGAATGGCTGGCGCAACACTTGCCGGATGGACATTTGTGCCGCGTTTCCGGCGCCTCCCACGCGCCCTTCCTCTCGCATAGTGCCGGGTTTGTTTTGGCGCTGACGGATTTTTTGCATGACTGA
- the coxB gene encoding cytochrome c oxidase subunit II — protein MKIKRILGAATGMVLGLATDLAHAAYELNLQTPETPIAGQIYHLHTLIMYVVLAIFVVVFGAMFYSIYAHRKSRGHQAAHFHENTTVEVIWTIIPFFILIGMAFPATKTVLAMKDTSSPDMTVKVTGFQWKWEYDYLQEGIHFFSNLSTPRDQIDNKVAKDAHYLLEVDHPLVVPTGKKIRMLVTADDVIHSWSVPAFGVKQDAIPGFIRDTWFKVEKPGIYRGQCSELCGKDHGFMPVVVEAKTPEDYAKWLADEKAKMAAVVEDPNKVYTLDEMKSKGEKVFTSHCAACHQASGMGIPGAFPALNGSKIATGDKAAHIDRVMNGKPGTAMAAFAAQLSDTEIAAVITYERNAWSNHTGDVIQPSEIKALRK, from the coding sequence ATGAAAATAAAACGGATATTGGGCGCAGCCACAGGCATGGTGCTGGGTTTGGCGACGGATTTGGCGCATGCGGCCTATGAGCTGAATCTGCAAACGCCGGAAACGCCCATCGCCGGACAGATTTATCATCTGCACACGCTGATCATGTATGTGGTTCTGGCGATATTTGTGGTGGTGTTCGGCGCCATGTTTTATTCGATCTATGCGCACCGCAAGTCCAGGGGTCATCAGGCTGCACATTTCCATGAAAACACCACGGTTGAGGTTATCTGGACCATTATTCCATTTTTTATTTTGATAGGCATGGCGTTTCCGGCGACCAAAACCGTATTGGCGATGAAGGATACCTCCAGTCCGGACATGACGGTTAAAGTGACCGGCTTTCAGTGGAAATGGGAATACGATTATTTGCAGGAAGGGATTCATTTTTTCAGCAATCTGTCTACGCCGCGAGACCAGATTGACAATAAGGTCGCCAAGGATGCGCACTATCTGCTTGAGGTGGATCACCCCTTGGTGGTGCCGACGGGCAAAAAAATTCGCATGCTGGTTACCGCCGATGATGTCATCCACTCCTGGTCGGTACCGGCCTTCGGTGTAAAGCAGGACGCGATACCCGGATTTATCCGCGATACCTGGTTCAAGGTTGAGAAACCGGGCATTTATCGCGGTCAGTGTTCCGAACTATGCGGCAAGGATCACGGCTTCATGCCTGTCGTGGTCGAGGCTAAAACACCGGAAGACTACGCTAAATGGCTGGCTGACGAGAAAGCAAAAATGGCAGCAGTGGTGGAGGACCCCAACAAGGTCTATACCCTGGATGAAATGAAGAGCAAGGGTGAAAAGGTGTTCACCAGCCATTGCGCAGCCTGCCATCAGGCCTCTGGCATGGGTATACCGGGCGCATTCCCGGCCCTCAACGGCTCCAAGATTGCCACTGGCGACAAGGCGGCACACATTGATCGGGTGATGAACGGAAAGCCGGGTACGGCGATGGCTGCGTTTGCAGCGCAACTGTCCGATACCGAGATTGCAGCGGTGATCACGTATGAGCGCAACGCCTGGAGCAACCACACCGGCGATGTGATCCAGCCGTCTGAAATCAAAGCACTGCGTAAATAA
- a CDS encoding DUF2970 domain-containing protein: MAEHDQHKTLTGWRAAKTVFWSFLGIRRKSDYQSDVTHLKPVQVIVAGLIGVALLVGAILFLVYLVTR, encoded by the coding sequence ATGGCTGAGCATGACCAGCATAAAACACTCACCGGCTGGCGTGCTGCCAAGACGGTATTCTGGAGTTTTCTGGGCATCCGGCGCAAGTCGGATTACCAGTCAGATGTGACCCATCTGAAGCCTGTGCAGGTGATTGTGGCCGGATTGATTGGCGTCGCGCTGCTGGTAGGCGCAATTTTGTTTCTGGTCTATCTGGTGACCAGGTAA
- the bioB gene encoding biotin synthase BioB, whose product MNDLTQPAAMAAAASEKWRVAEVEALFALPFNDLIFRAQSVHREHFDPNTVQLSTLLSIKTGGCSEDCGYCPQAARYDTGVESQGLLEMDAVLEAAHAAKAAGATRFCMGAAWRGPKQRDLDPVLDMVREVKALGLETCATLGMLKDGQAEQLKDAGLDYYNHNLDTAPEFYGEIITTRAYQDRLDTLERVRGADLHVCCGGIVGMGESRTQRAGLIAQLANLDPQPESVPINLLVQVEGTPLQDAEALDPLEFVRTIAVARITLSRSYVRLSAGRQQMPEAIQALCFLAGANSIFYGEKLLTTGNPDVARDRDLLAKLGMRALGSTH is encoded by the coding sequence ATGAATGACCTGACCCAACCCGCCGCCATGGCAGCGGCGGCAAGCGAAAAATGGCGTGTGGCCGAGGTGGAGGCGTTGTTCGCGCTGCCCTTCAACGATTTGATTTTTCGTGCGCAGAGCGTGCACCGGGAGCATTTCGATCCCAACACGGTGCAGTTGTCCACGCTGCTTTCAATCAAGACCGGCGGCTGTTCCGAGGACTGCGGCTATTGCCCGCAAGCGGCGCGCTACGACACCGGGGTGGAAAGCCAGGGCTTGCTGGAAATGGATGCCGTGCTGGAGGCAGCGCACGCCGCCAAGGCCGCCGGTGCGACCCGTTTTTGCATGGGTGCAGCCTGGCGCGGACCCAAACAGCGCGACCTGGATCCGGTGCTGGACATGGTGCGCGAGGTAAAGGCGCTGGGGCTGGAAACCTGCGCCACGCTGGGCATGCTGAAAGACGGCCAGGCCGAGCAGCTGAAAGATGCCGGGCTGGACTATTACAACCACAACCTTGATACCGCGCCCGAGTTCTACGGCGAGATCATCACCACGCGCGCCTACCAGGATCGGCTCGATACGCTGGAACGGGTGCGCGGTGCCGACCTGCATGTATGCTGCGGCGGCATTGTCGGCATGGGTGAATCGCGCACCCAGCGCGCCGGGCTGATTGCACAACTCGCCAACCTCGACCCGCAGCCGGAATCGGTGCCCATCAACCTGCTGGTGCAGGTGGAGGGCACGCCGTTGCAGGACGCCGAGGCGCTCGACCCGCTGGAATTCGTGCGTACCATCGCGGTGGCACGCATCACCTTGTCCAGGAGTTATGTGCGGCTGTCCGCCGGGCGCCAGCAGATGCCGGAAGCCATTCAGGCGCTGTGCTTCCTGGCCGGTGCCAACTCGATTTTTTATGGCGAAAAACTGCTCACCACCGGCAACCCGGACGTGGCGCGTGACCGTGATTTGCTGGCCAAGCTGGGGATGCGGGCGCTGGGGTCGACGCATTGA